The following coding sequences lie in one Natrinema sp. DC36 genomic window:
- the kdgK1 gene encoding bifunctional 2-dehydro-3-deoxygluconokinase/2-dehydro-3-deoxygalactonokinase, with protein MTDSTDETTTDITTFGETMLRLSPERGERLETAESLDFRTAGAESNVAIAASRLGADAVWISKLPETSLGRRVTTEVRSHGVTPAVVWSDEGRQGAYYIEEGGEPRGTNVIYDRHDAAITTAEPDDVPIDAIRSSDVFFTTGITPALSETLSDTTGELLDIDTTTAFDLNYRSKLWSRSTARSAYEELLPKVDLLFAPERDARSILEVDGTGEAIADGLRTRFDCEIVVVTRGSDGAVASTADESVSQPAFDTETLDPIGTGDAFVGAFLSRYVRNASVGDALTWAAATAALKRTVKGDLAVITEDEVETVIANGGAAIDR; from the coding sequence ATGACGGATTCCACCGATGAGACGACGACCGATATCACGACGTTCGGTGAGACGATGCTCCGCCTGTCGCCGGAACGCGGAGAGCGACTGGAAACGGCGGAGTCGCTCGACTTCCGGACGGCGGGCGCCGAGAGCAACGTCGCGATCGCGGCGAGTCGGCTCGGCGCCGACGCGGTCTGGATATCGAAACTTCCGGAGACGTCGCTCGGTCGGCGCGTGACCACCGAAGTACGGTCGCACGGCGTTACGCCGGCGGTCGTCTGGAGCGACGAGGGGAGACAGGGAGCGTACTACATCGAAGAGGGCGGAGAACCGCGCGGAACGAACGTCATTTACGACCGGCACGACGCGGCGATAACGACGGCGGAACCGGACGACGTGCCGATCGACGCGATTCGATCGTCGGACGTATTCTTCACCACGGGTATCACGCCGGCGCTGTCCGAAACGCTGTCCGACACAACCGGCGAACTGCTGGACATCGACACCACGACCGCCTTCGACCTCAACTATCGGAGTAAACTCTGGTCGCGATCGACAGCGCGGTCGGCGTACGAGGAGCTCCTCCCGAAGGTCGATCTGCTGTTCGCCCCCGAGCGCGACGCCCGGTCGATACTCGAGGTCGACGGGACGGGCGAAGCGATCGCCGACGGACTCCGCACGCGGTTCGACTGTGAGATAGTCGTCGTAACACGGGGGTCGGACGGCGCAGTCGCGAGCACCGCCGACGAGAGCGTGAGTCAGCCCGCGTTCGACACCGAGACGCTCGACCCAATCGGGACCGGCGACGCGTTCGTCGGCGCGTTCCTCTCGCGGTACGTCCGCAATGCGTCCGTCGGGGACGCGTTGACATGGGCGGCGGCGACGGCAGCGCTGAAACGGACGGTCAAAGGCGATCTGGCGGTGATCACTGAAGACGAGGTCGAGACAGTCATCGCCAATGGAGGTGCCGCGATCGACAGGTAA
- a CDS encoding bifunctional 4-hydroxy-2-oxoglutarate aldolase/2-dehydro-3-deoxy-phosphogluconate aldolase produces the protein MSVQKIEQIVDGGVIGILRGVEPDVAIDVASAVADGGVTALEVTADTENVLETIETLSSRFDDVLVGAGTVLDAETARAVQLAGAEFLVTPTVDTDVIEVSNRYGTPIASGAFTPTEALRAYEAGADFVKVFPAKTGGPEHVAAIGGPLSQIPLVPTGGVGPSNAAAYIEAGAVAVGAGSAIVEDDAVANEDYATITENARRMVDTVESARN, from the coding sequence ATGAGTGTTCAAAAGATCGAGCAGATCGTGGACGGCGGTGTAATCGGAATCCTTCGAGGCGTCGAGCCGGACGTTGCGATAGACGTCGCTTCGGCAGTCGCCGACGGCGGCGTCACGGCGCTCGAGGTGACGGCGGATACAGAGAACGTCCTGGAAACGATCGAGACGCTCTCGAGTCGGTTCGACGACGTCCTCGTCGGCGCAGGGACCGTCCTGGACGCGGAAACGGCGCGGGCCGTGCAGTTGGCTGGTGCGGAGTTTCTGGTGACGCCGACCGTCGACACCGACGTCATCGAGGTGAGCAACCGCTACGGGACGCCTATCGCGTCGGGCGCGTTCACGCCGACCGAAGCACTGCGAGCCTACGAAGCGGGCGCCGACTTCGTGAAGGTGTTTCCGGCGAAAACTGGCGGGCCGGAACACGTCGCCGCAATCGGTGGCCCGCTCTCGCAGATCCCGCTCGTCCCGACCGGCGGCGTCGGTCCGTCGAACGCGGCGGCGTACATCGAGGCTGGAGCCGTCGCCGTCGGCGCCGGCAGCGCGATCGTTGAGGACGACGCCGTCGCGAACGAGGACTACGCAACGATCACCGAGAACGCGCGCCGAATGGTCGACACTGTCGAGTCAGCACGAAACTGA
- a CDS encoding glycoside hydrolase family 88 protein: protein MPMERPLEELLPTVAEYTFDLDFEDFIQGERPMALRGLLATDDDEHTEIAERYIDWAVRSQSSDGLMAYGSIDVVPEWDEHRIFRPIPDAGAVAILALEVYENGGPDSYLDACRRQFEYLHEDAPRSVDGGITHHMDDIELWIDAIYMMCPFMARYGQLTDTPEAIDEAVDQILVHAKHLRDPHTDLYRHIWREHPNNYPDGSLWLRGNGWFATGVLDTLDYVAEDHPERDRLEELVRDHLLSMAEYQDASGFWHHLIDDDTMYLETSGTLQYAYAFTEAVDRGLLDEEYREVAEDAIGAAKTVVTPDGAVQRNAAMPGGPEAPQAINLYGQGWFLIAGKRVLESDADV, encoded by the coding sequence ATGCCCATGGAACGTCCGTTAGAAGAACTGCTCCCGACCGTCGCCGAGTACACGTTCGACCTCGATTTCGAGGACTTCATTCAGGGTGAACGGCCGATGGCGCTCCGCGGCCTGCTGGCGACGGACGACGACGAACACACCGAGATCGCCGAACGGTATATCGACTGGGCCGTCCGATCGCAGTCGAGCGACGGGTTGATGGCCTACGGATCGATCGACGTCGTACCGGAGTGGGACGAACACCGTATCTTCCGTCCCATTCCGGACGCTGGAGCTGTCGCCATCCTCGCCCTCGAGGTCTACGAAAACGGCGGTCCCGACTCCTACCTCGACGCCTGCCGACGACAGTTCGAGTACCTCCACGAGGACGCGCCTCGAAGCGTGGACGGGGGGATTACTCACCACATGGACGACATCGAACTGTGGATCGACGCCATCTACATGATGTGTCCGTTCATGGCCCGCTACGGCCAGCTCACGGACACGCCCGAAGCGATCGACGAAGCCGTCGACCAGATCCTGGTCCACGCGAAACATCTCCGCGATCCGCACACCGACCTCTACCGGCACATCTGGCGCGAGCATCCCAACAACTATCCCGACGGCTCGCTCTGGCTGCGCGGCAACGGCTGGTTCGCCACGGGCGTCCTCGACACGTTAGACTACGTGGCCGAAGACCACCCCGAGCGCGATCGCCTCGAGGAGCTCGTCCGTGACCACCTCCTGAGCATGGCCGAGTACCAGGACGCCAGCGGCTTCTGGCACCACCTCATCGACGACGACACGATGTATTTGGAGACGTCGGGAACCCTCCAGTACGCCTACGCCTTCACCGAGGCCGTCGATCGGGGCCTACTCGACGAGGAATACCGCGAGGTGGCCGAAGACGCGATCGGTGCGGCCAAGACGGTCGTGACCCCCGACGGTGCGGTCCAGCGCAATGCGGCGATGCCCGGCGGTCCGGAGGCTCCGCAGGCGATCAACCTCTACGGCCAGGGCTGGTTCCTGATCGCCGGCAAGCGGGTCCTCGAGTCGGACGCTGACGTCTGA
- the aroE gene encoding shikimate dehydrogenase: MDVYGIIGNPVEHSLSPPMHEAAFREHGIDAKYVTFEADPDRIEEAFRGADALGIDGLTVTLPFKHDAFEFAEPDEQIRRVGAVNTIDFTENGPVGYNTDMTGTLRAFEHHDVNLKDTRAVVVGAGGAARALAFGFEDAGADVQIANRTASKAHDLADEVPGATGHGLEDLSDLMADADVVANATSVGLESDESVAPADAWHRDLVAFDAVYKPLETRFLTDAAAAGAQTIDGAWMLLFQGVGAFETWTGEDAPVETMNGALRSHL, encoded by the coding sequence ATGGATGTCTATGGTATCATCGGAAACCCCGTCGAACACTCACTGTCACCACCGATGCACGAAGCCGCCTTTCGCGAGCACGGAATCGATGCCAAGTACGTCACCTTCGAGGCCGATCCCGATCGGATCGAGGAGGCGTTCCGTGGCGCGGATGCGCTCGGGATCGACGGTCTGACTGTCACGCTGCCGTTCAAACACGACGCCTTCGAGTTCGCCGAGCCGGACGAGCAGATCCGACGGGTCGGGGCGGTCAACACGATCGACTTCACTGAGAACGGGCCCGTGGGATACAACACCGACATGACCGGGACGCTCCGCGCCTTCGAGCATCACGACGTGAACCTGAAAGACACTCGTGCGGTCGTCGTCGGTGCTGGCGGTGCTGCCCGGGCGCTAGCCTTCGGCTTCGAGGACGCGGGCGCCGACGTACAGATCGCCAACCGGACGGCGTCCAAGGCTCACGACCTCGCCGACGAGGTCCCGGGTGCGACCGGTCACGGACTCGAGGACCTTTCCGACCTGATGGCCGACGCCGACGTCGTCGCCAACGCGACCAGCGTCGGGCTGGAGTCCGACGAATCGGTCGCGCCGGCCGACGCCTGGCACAGGGACCTCGTGGCCTTCGACGCGGTATACAAGCCGCTCGAGACGCGGTTCTTGACGGATGCGGCGGCCGCTGGCGCCCAGACGATCGACGGCGCCTGGATGCTGCTGTTCCAGGGCGTCGGCGCCTTCGAGACGTGGACGGGCGAGGACGCACCAGTCGAGACGATGAACGGGGCGCTGCGCAGTCACCTGTAA